The following coding sequences lie in one Streptomyces venezuelae genomic window:
- a CDS encoding carboxylesterase family protein, which translates to MTDTMTARTEVLRTGPIRYATADRFGRPRPVADDDPRPASGEIGPQPPSRLDFVMGPPADTRPQGEDCLNLTVATPARDAAARPVLVWLHGGGFSSGAGLMDWYDGGVLAAEGDVVVVGVNYRLGALGYLLLDGVSESNLGLYDQVEALRWVRAHIAEYGGDPADVTVMGQSAGGISVRLLMELPEARGLFRRAILQSAPLEITARPAEESLALGRYFADALGTDPRTADIPAILAAQGETARFHLRTAGRRMEPAFIPVQGVGPVPAPGTPLGGGVQGLDVLYGWNADDMTVFKGEGDDAGPRTREVYEEPLTRYGERLARAGARVHAYRLDWRPAGSPFGATHCLELPLLFGTHDAWRTAPMLGTTPREETERLGRTLRSAWLTFTRTGTFDGLPAPLTDGPVPRPS; encoded by the coding sequence ATGACCGACACCATGACCGCCCGTACGGAAGTGCTCCGTACGGGACCGATCCGCTATGCCACCGCGGACCGCTTCGGGCGGCCGCGGCCCGTCGCGGACGACGACCCGCGCCCCGCCTCCGGCGAGATCGGTCCGCAACCGCCCTCCAGGCTCGACTTCGTCATGGGCCCGCCCGCGGACACCCGCCCGCAGGGCGAGGACTGCCTCAACCTGACGGTCGCCACCCCGGCGCGGGACGCGGCGGCCCGTCCCGTCCTCGTGTGGCTGCACGGCGGCGGCTTCAGCAGCGGCGCCGGCCTCATGGACTGGTACGACGGAGGGGTCCTCGCCGCCGAGGGCGACGTCGTGGTCGTCGGAGTCAACTACCGCCTCGGGGCGCTGGGTTACCTCCTCCTCGACGGAGTGAGCGAGAGCAACCTCGGTCTGTACGACCAAGTGGAGGCGCTGCGCTGGGTCCGGGCGCACATCGCCGAGTACGGCGGCGACCCCGCGGACGTCACCGTGATGGGGCAGTCCGCCGGCGGCATCTCCGTACGCCTCCTGATGGAACTGCCGGAGGCGCGCGGCCTGTTCCGCCGGGCCATCCTCCAGAGCGCGCCGCTGGAGATCACCGCCCGCCCCGCCGAGGAGTCCCTCGCACTGGGCCGGTACTTCGCCGACGCGCTCGGCACCGACCCGCGCACGGCCGACATCCCCGCGATCCTCGCCGCGCAGGGCGAAACGGCCCGCTTCCACCTGCGCACCGCGGGCCGCCGCATGGAACCCGCGTTCATCCCGGTGCAGGGCGTCGGTCCCGTCCCCGCCCCCGGCACCCCGCTCGGCGGCGGCGTCCAAGGGCTCGACGTCCTGTACGGCTGGAACGCCGACGACATGACGGTCTTCAAGGGCGAGGGCGACGACGCGGGCCCGCGCACCCGCGAGGTGTACGAGGAGCCGCTCACCCGCTACGGCGAGCGGCTGGCCCGAGCAGGCGCACGAGTCCACGCCTACCGCCTCGACTGGCGCCCCGCCGGATCCCCGTTCGGCGCCACCCACTGCCTCGAACTGCCGCTGCTCTTCGGCACCCACGACGCCTGGCGGACGGCACCGATGCTGGGCACCACGCCCCGCGAGGAGACCGAGCGCCTCGGCAGGACCCTGCGCTCCGCGTGGCTCACCTTCACCCGCACCGGCACCTTCGACGGCCTGCCGGCGCCTCTCACCGACGGACCGGTGCCCCGCCCCTCATGA
- a CDS encoding VOC family protein, whose product MEIKAFIIDAVDPEPVAAFWSALLDWPVAGRTGPYIWLRRENGTVLGIQRVDERKTVKNRVHLDLAASDFAAEQRRVEALGGRRLEGYDDGGFLVMADPEGNEFCIIPDAPFDLDDEGRTNYQG is encoded by the coding sequence ATGGAGATCAAAGCCTTCATCATCGACGCGGTCGACCCCGAACCGGTCGCCGCCTTCTGGTCCGCGCTGCTCGACTGGCCCGTCGCGGGGCGCACGGGCCCGTACATCTGGCTGCGGCGCGAGAACGGCACGGTCCTCGGCATCCAGCGGGTCGACGAGCGCAAGACGGTGAAGAACCGCGTGCACCTCGACCTCGCCGCGTCCGACTTCGCCGCCGAGCAGCGGCGCGTCGAGGCGCTCGGCGGGCGCAGGCTGGAGGGGTACGACGACGGCGGCTTCCTCGTCATGGCGGACCCGGAGGGCAACGAGTTCTGCATCATCCCCGACGCGCCCTTCGACCTCGACGACGAGGGACGTACGAACTACCAGGGCTAG
- a CDS encoding XdhC family protein — translation MLDIAADLNRWVEEGRDFAVATVVSVGGSAPRGPGAAMAVDGEGTVIGSVSGGCVEGAVYDLCVQALDEGEAVVERFGYSDDDAFAVGLTCGGVIEVLVAPVAVDSPDRAVFAAALSAAARGEATGLARVFRGPAELLGRPLVVTPAGTDEGTLGGHPDLDRTAVGESRALLAAGRTGEFVVSESGAHCGTAVTVLVESSQPPPRMIVFGAVDFAAALVRVGKFLGYHVTVCDARPVFATRARFPDADDIVIEWPHRYLRDTVTDARTVLCVLTHDAKFDVPLLTAALRLPVAFVGAMGSRRTHEDRNRRLRDEGVTEAELGRLRSPIGLDLGARTPEETALSIAAEIVAVRQGGTGHPLTGARTPIHHDTPGGPPRADALV, via the coding sequence GTGCTTGACATCGCCGCCGACCTGAACCGCTGGGTCGAGGAGGGCCGGGACTTCGCGGTCGCCACCGTCGTGAGCGTCGGCGGCAGCGCACCGCGCGGTCCCGGCGCCGCGATGGCCGTCGACGGTGAGGGGACCGTCATCGGCTCGGTCTCCGGCGGCTGCGTGGAGGGAGCGGTCTACGACCTGTGCGTCCAGGCGCTCGACGAGGGCGAAGCCGTCGTCGAACGGTTCGGGTACAGCGACGACGACGCCTTCGCCGTCGGCCTCACCTGCGGCGGCGTCATCGAGGTCCTGGTCGCCCCGGTCGCCGTGGACTCACCCGACAGGGCGGTGTTCGCCGCCGCCCTGTCGGCCGCCGCCCGCGGCGAGGCCACCGGCCTGGCCCGGGTCTTCAGGGGCCCGGCCGAGCTCCTCGGCCGACCGCTCGTGGTGACCCCCGCCGGGACCGACGAAGGAACACTCGGCGGCCACCCCGACCTCGACCGCACCGCCGTGGGCGAGAGCCGCGCCCTCCTCGCGGCGGGCCGCACGGGGGAGTTCGTCGTCTCCGAGAGCGGCGCGCACTGTGGCACCGCCGTGACGGTCCTGGTCGAGTCCAGCCAGCCGCCGCCCCGCATGATCGTCTTCGGTGCCGTCGACTTCGCGGCGGCCCTCGTCCGCGTGGGCAAGTTCCTCGGCTACCACGTGACGGTCTGCGACGCCCGCCCCGTCTTCGCCACCCGCGCCCGCTTCCCGGACGCCGACGACATCGTGATCGAGTGGCCGCACCGCTACCTCCGCGACACCGTGACGGACGCCCGCACCGTCCTGTGCGTCCTCACCCACGACGCCAAATTCGACGTGCCGCTGCTCACGGCGGCCCTGCGGCTGCCCGTCGCGTTCGTGGGCGCCATGGGCTCGCGCCGCACCCACGAGGACCGCAACCGCAGGCTGCGCGACGAGGGCGTCACCGAGGCCGAGCTCGGCAGGCTCCGCTCGCCGATCGGGCTCGACCTCGGCGCCCGCACACCCGAGGAGACGGCGCTGTCCATCGCGGCGGAGATCGTCGCGGTACGCCAGGGCGGCACGGGGCACCCGCTGACCGGGGCACGGACACCGATCCACCACGACACGCCCGGCGGCCCTCCGCGAGCCGACGCCCTGGTCTGA
- a CDS encoding xanthine dehydrogenase family protein molybdopterin-binding subunit, translated as MTTTTATTAVTGAVGTAHTRIEGRDKVTGAARYAGEIPFTDLAHGWLVLSTIARGRIRSVDDAPVLAMPGVLAVLHHGNAPRVDADYVGMLGKPDPVVGVLQHDRVPFVGWPVALVVAETSEQAREAAEALVVHYDQEPHDVAFAAGRAGTYTPDGDGMRTAVGDLESRLAASAHVVDAEYTTPEEHHSAMEPHAATARWDDGRLDIVDSNQGSTWIADELAKLFSLDPPSVRVRSEHVGGAFGSKGLRAHQVLAVMAATVLDRPVRVVMTRRQMFSLIGYRSPTTQRVRLGADPDGRLLAFDHQGQSLSSTVHEFVEESAGYGRAMYAADAHHTVNRLVRLDVPTPTWVRAPGEAPGSFAVESALDELAEKCGVDPIALRARNEPAVGPVSGLPFSSRNLLACFEEGARRFGWADRDPRPGRRREGRWLLGTGTAASTFPVLVAPSTAAVTAEADGTFTVRITAADVGTGARTALTLIAADALEVPTERVRVHIADSDFGPAMIAGGSMGTRSWGWAVMLAARELREKLVPGGDIPPDGLTVRSNTSDVIGALAQKERHAFGAQFAEVAVDVTTGEVRVRRMLGIFAAGRIVNPLTARSQLIGGMTWGLSMALHEEAVRDPATGGLVGPDLAGYHIASHADVPHIEADWVDDPDAEDPVGIKGVGEIGIVGAAAAVANAVRHATGVRHRSLPIRPDRVLRAGTALGDEREERRA; from the coding sequence ATGACCACGACCACCGCAACCACCGCGGTGACGGGCGCCGTCGGCACCGCGCACACCCGTATCGAAGGCCGCGACAAGGTCACCGGAGCGGCTCGGTACGCCGGCGAGATCCCCTTCACCGACCTCGCACACGGCTGGCTCGTCCTGTCCACCATCGCCCGCGGCCGAATCCGTTCCGTCGACGACGCGCCCGTCCTCGCGATGCCCGGCGTTCTCGCCGTGCTGCACCACGGGAACGCGCCGCGGGTCGACGCGGACTACGTCGGCATGCTCGGGAAGCCGGACCCGGTCGTCGGGGTCCTCCAGCACGACCGGGTGCCCTTCGTGGGCTGGCCCGTGGCGCTGGTCGTCGCCGAGACGTCCGAACAGGCTAGGGAGGCCGCGGAGGCGCTGGTCGTCCACTACGACCAGGAGCCGCACGACGTCGCCTTCGCCGCCGGACGCGCGGGCACGTACACGCCGGACGGCGACGGGATGCGCACGGCGGTGGGCGACCTGGAGTCCCGGCTCGCCGCGTCCGCGCACGTCGTGGACGCCGAGTACACGACGCCCGAAGAGCACCACAGCGCGATGGAACCGCACGCCGCCACGGCACGCTGGGACGACGGGCGGCTGGACATCGTCGACTCCAACCAGGGCAGCACCTGGATCGCGGACGAACTCGCGAAGCTCTTCTCCCTCGACCCGCCGTCCGTTCGGGTGCGCTCCGAGCACGTCGGCGGTGCCTTCGGATCCAAGGGACTGAGGGCCCACCAGGTGCTCGCCGTCATGGCGGCGACCGTGCTCGACCGGCCCGTCCGTGTCGTCATGACCCGCCGCCAGATGTTCTCGCTCATCGGCTACCGCAGCCCCACCACGCAACGCGTCAGGCTCGGCGCCGACCCGGACGGACGGCTCCTCGCCTTCGACCACCAGGGGCAGAGCCTGTCGTCGACCGTCCACGAGTTCGTCGAGGAGAGCGCCGGCTACGGCCGCGCCATGTACGCGGCCGACGCGCACCACACCGTCAACCGTCTCGTCCGTCTCGACGTACCGACCCCGACGTGGGTGCGGGCCCCCGGCGAGGCGCCCGGCTCCTTCGCCGTGGAGTCCGCGCTCGACGAACTCGCCGAGAAGTGCGGCGTGGACCCGATCGCGCTGCGGGCCCGCAACGAGCCGGCCGTGGGCCCCGTCTCCGGGCTGCCGTTCAGCAGCCGCAACCTGCTCGCCTGCTTCGAGGAGGGCGCCCGCAGGTTCGGCTGGGCGGACCGCGACCCGCGCCCCGGACGGCGCCGCGAAGGACGCTGGCTGCTCGGCACCGGCACCGCCGCGTCCACCTTCCCGGTGCTGGTCGCCCCGAGCACGGCCGCGGTGACGGCGGAGGCCGACGGAACGTTCACCGTGCGCATCACCGCCGCGGACGTCGGCACCGGTGCGCGGACCGCGCTCACCCTGATCGCCGCGGACGCCCTCGAAGTGCCGACGGAGCGGGTCCGCGTCCACATCGCCGACAGCGACTTCGGACCCGCGATGATCGCGGGCGGCTCCATGGGCACCCGGTCCTGGGGCTGGGCGGTCATGCTCGCCGCGCGCGAACTGCGGGAGAAGCTGGTCCCCGGCGGCGACATCCCGCCGGACGGCCTCACCGTGCGGTCGAACACCAGCGACGTCATCGGCGCCCTCGCCCAGAAGGAACGGCACGCGTTCGGCGCCCAGTTCGCCGAGGTCGCCGTGGACGTCACCACCGGCGAGGTGCGCGTACGGCGGATGCTCGGCATCTTCGCCGCGGGACGCATCGTCAACCCGCTCACCGCACGCAGCCAGCTGATCGGCGGCATGACCTGGGGCCTGTCGATGGCGCTGCACGAAGAAGCCGTCAGGGACCCGGCGACGGGCGGTCTGGTCGGCCCGGACCTCGCGGGGTACCACATCGCCTCGCACGCCGACGTGCCGCACATCGAGGCGGACTGGGTCGACGACCCGGACGCGGAGGACCCCGTCGGCATCAAGGGCGTCGGCGAGATCGGCATCGTGGGCGCCGCGGCGGCCGTCGCCAACGCGGTCCGGCACGCGACCGGCGTCCGCCACCGTTCCCTGCCGATCCGCCCCGACCGCGTCCTGCGCGCGGGAACCGCACTCGGGGACGAACGGGAAGAGCGCCGTGCTTGA
- a CDS encoding FAD binding domain-containing protein yields the protein MRDFGYQRVYDVSGAVAVLGADPDARYLGGGTNLVDLMKTGVERPALLVDVRELPLDTVETTEDGGLRIGATVTNSDLAAHPDVRRRYPALAQAVLAGASGQLRNMATVGGNLLQRTRCGYFTDLSKPCNKREPGSGCSAVGGEHHNHAILGATEHCVAVHPSDMGVALTAFDAVVHYETAEGPGALPITEFYLPVGDTPHLETALPSGALITHVTLPPAPVAALSRYRKVRERASYAFAIGSVAAALDVQDGVVRDVRIGIGAVASRPWRARAAEQALTGGPATAEAFAAAADAELAAARPLPDNGYKVTLTRNLVVAVLSELTEEAAR from the coding sequence ATGAGGGACTTCGGCTACCAGCGGGTGTACGACGTGTCCGGCGCGGTCGCCGTGCTCGGCGCCGACCCCGACGCCCGCTATCTCGGCGGCGGCACCAACCTCGTCGACCTGATGAAGACCGGCGTCGAACGGCCCGCGCTCCTCGTCGACGTACGCGAACTGCCCCTGGACACCGTCGAGACCACCGAGGACGGCGGGCTGCGCATCGGCGCGACCGTCACCAACAGCGACCTCGCCGCGCACCCCGACGTGCGCCGCCGCTACCCCGCACTGGCACAGGCCGTCCTCGCCGGCGCTTCCGGGCAGCTGCGCAACATGGCGACCGTCGGCGGGAACCTGCTCCAGCGCACCCGCTGCGGCTACTTCACCGACCTCTCCAAGCCCTGCAACAAGCGCGAGCCCGGCAGCGGCTGCTCGGCCGTCGGCGGCGAGCACCACAACCACGCGATCCTCGGCGCCACCGAGCACTGCGTGGCCGTCCACCCCTCCGACATGGGCGTGGCCCTCACCGCCTTCGACGCGGTCGTCCACTACGAAACCGCCGAAGGCCCCGGCGCGTTGCCGATCACCGAGTTCTACCTGCCCGTGGGCGACACTCCGCACCTGGAGACCGCGCTGCCGTCGGGCGCGCTCATCACCCACGTGACGCTGCCGCCCGCCCCCGTCGCCGCGCTCTCCCGCTACCGCAAGGTGCGCGAGCGCGCCTCCTACGCGTTCGCCATCGGGTCGGTCGCCGCCGCCCTCGACGTACAGGACGGTGTCGTACGAGACGTACGCATCGGCATCGGCGCGGTCGCGTCCCGGCCGTGGCGGGCCCGGGCGGCCGAACAGGCGCTGACCGGCGGCCCGGCGACCGCCGAGGCGTTCGCCGCCGCGGCCGACGCCGAACTGGCCGCCGCCCGCCCGCTGCCCGACAACGGCTACAAGGTGACGCTGACGCGCAACCTCGTCGTGGCCGTCCTGTCCGAACTCACCGAGGAGGCCGCCCGATGA
- a CDS encoding 2Fe-2S iron-sulfur cluster-binding protein: MAPSTSSAVTLNINGEKHTLSVDHRTTLLDALRERLDLTGTKKGCDQGQCGACTVLIDGRRAVSCLTLAVASEGREITTIEGVADGDRLHPVQQAFLDRDGFQCGYCTPGQICSALGALEEHAAGWPSAATADVRPEAGVPELTAEEIRERMSGNLCRCGAYVSIVQAVAEAARAEEGAAVEEGAA; the protein is encoded by the coding sequence ATGGCTCCATCGACGTCCAGTGCCGTCACCCTGAACATCAACGGTGAGAAGCACACACTGTCCGTCGACCACCGCACCACCCTGCTCGACGCACTGCGCGAGCGGCTCGATCTGACCGGCACCAAGAAGGGGTGCGACCAAGGCCAGTGCGGGGCCTGCACGGTGCTGATCGACGGCCGCAGGGCCGTCTCCTGCCTCACCCTCGCGGTCGCCTCCGAAGGCCGCGAGATCACCACCATCGAGGGCGTCGCGGACGGCGACCGGCTGCACCCCGTCCAGCAGGCCTTCCTCGACCGCGACGGCTTCCAGTGCGGCTACTGCACGCCGGGACAGATCTGTTCCGCCCTCGGCGCGCTGGAGGAGCACGCGGCGGGCTGGCCGAGCGCCGCCACCGCCGACGTCCGCCCCGAAGCGGGCGTGCCCGAGCTCACCGCCGAGGAGATCCGCGAGCGGATGAGCGGCAACCTGTGCCGCTGCGGCGCGTACGTGTCGATCGTGCAGGCCGTCGCCGAGGCCGCCCGCGCGGAAGAGGGAGCAGCAGTGGAAGAGGGAGCGGCATGA
- a CDS encoding TetR/AcrR family transcriptional regulator, with amino-acid sequence MGQHKTPPLRSDAQRNRERILEVALAELTLASDAPLSVIAKKAGVGQGTFYRNFPNRESLVLEVYRYEVQQVSDAACQLLATREPDRALREWMDRLVRYAMAKAGLAEAIRKATSTLGSLAGVGPGPLTEAVGHLLRANEEAGTIRPGVTPDDFLLAIAGLWHIDPHSDWESRAGRLMDLVMDGLRAGAPGRERG; translated from the coding sequence ATGGGTCAGCACAAGACCCCGCCCCTGCGCTCGGACGCGCAGCGCAATCGCGAGCGGATCCTCGAAGTGGCCCTGGCGGAGCTGACGCTGGCGAGCGACGCGCCGCTCAGCGTGATCGCCAAGAAGGCGGGCGTCGGCCAGGGCACGTTCTACCGCAACTTCCCGAACCGCGAGTCCCTCGTCCTCGAGGTGTACCGCTACGAAGTGCAGCAGGTCTCCGACGCCGCCTGCCAGTTGCTGGCGACGCGGGAGCCCGACCGCGCCCTGCGCGAGTGGATGGACCGCCTCGTCCGGTACGCGATGGCCAAGGCGGGGCTCGCCGAGGCGATCCGCAAGGCCACGAGCACGCTCGGCAGCCTGGCCGGGGTCGGCCCCGGCCCGCTGACCGAGGCCGTCGGCCACCTGCTGCGGGCCAACGAGGAGGCCGGAACCATTCGGCCGGGGGTCACCCCCGACGACTTCCTGCTCGCCATCGCGGGGCTCTGGCACATCGACCCGCACAGCGACTGGGAGTCCCGGGCGGGCCGGCTGATGGACCTCGTCATGGACGGACTGCGGGCCGGGGCGCCCGGGCGCGAGCGCGGCTGA
- a CDS encoding type 1 glutamine amidotransferase domain-containing protein: MSKILFVVTGVDHWTLADGTRHPTGFWAEEAVAPYEAFKAAGHEIVVATPGGVVPTVDEGSLAPEVNGGQEGAEKVAASLAAFTELQHPVKLAEVNLDDYVAVFYPGGHGPMEDLAVDAESGKLLTTALETGKPLGIVCHAPAALLAAVSADGLPSFAGYRLTGFTNAEETQAGLADRAKWLLQDRLVQGGADFQEGEPWAPHVVVDRNLVTGQNPASSAPLAVELLGKLA; this comes from the coding sequence ATGTCGAAGATCCTGTTCGTAGTCACCGGCGTCGACCACTGGACCCTGGCCGACGGAACCCGGCACCCGACCGGCTTCTGGGCCGAGGAGGCCGTCGCCCCGTACGAGGCGTTCAAGGCCGCCGGTCACGAGATCGTCGTCGCCACGCCCGGCGGTGTCGTCCCCACCGTCGACGAAGGCTCCCTCGCCCCCGAGGTCAACGGCGGACAGGAAGGCGCCGAGAAGGTCGCCGCCTCGCTCGCCGCGTTCACGGAGCTCCAGCACCCGGTCAAGCTGGCCGAGGTGAACCTCGACGACTACGTGGCCGTCTTCTACCCCGGCGGCCACGGCCCCATGGAGGACCTCGCCGTCGACGCCGAGTCCGGCAAGCTGCTGACCACCGCCCTGGAGACGGGCAAGCCGCTCGGCATCGTCTGCCACGCGCCCGCCGCGCTTCTGGCCGCCGTCTCCGCCGACGGCCTGCCCTCGTTCGCGGGCTACCGCCTCACCGGCTTCACCAACGCCGAGGAGACCCAGGCCGGCCTCGCCGACCGGGCGAAGTGGCTGCTCCAGGACCGCCTGGTGCAGGGCGGCGCCGACTTCCAGGAGGGCGAGCCCTGGGCCCCGCACGTGGTCGTCGACCGCAACCTCGTCACCGGCCAGAACCCGGCGTCCTCCGCCCCGCTCGCCGTCGAGCTGCTCGGGAAGCTGGCCTGA
- a CDS encoding TetR/AcrR family transcriptional regulator, whose amino-acid sequence MGTDRLDEVLDAAYDCLTRYGARRTTMDDIAAAMGVSRSAVYQYVRGKDDAFRRLAGRLHEQALRRARTAAAADAPYAERLHGVLAAKLDLVLQLAGDSPHATELLDGKARLFGDICTSFTSELRDVLTGLFTESGTVAGVTPAEAADICVALVVGLEGAREPRSLLAPATDALATGLLGTPARTRTA is encoded by the coding sequence ATGGGCACCGACCGGCTCGACGAGGTCCTCGACGCCGCCTACGACTGCCTCACGCGGTACGGCGCGCGGCGCACCACGATGGACGACATCGCCGCCGCCATGGGCGTGTCCCGGTCCGCCGTCTACCAGTACGTGCGCGGCAAGGACGACGCCTTCCGCAGGCTCGCCGGGCGCCTTCACGAACAGGCGCTCCGGCGGGCCCGGACGGCGGCCGCCGCCGACGCCCCGTACGCGGAGAGACTGCACGGCGTCCTGGCCGCCAAGCTCGACCTCGTCCTCCAGCTCGCCGGGGACTCCCCGCACGCCACGGAGCTGCTCGACGGGAAGGCCCGCCTCTTCGGCGACATCTGCACGTCGTTCACGTCGGAGCTGCGCGACGTGCTGACCGGTCTGTTCACCGAGTCGGGCACGGTCGCGGGCGTCACGCCCGCCGAGGCGGCCGACATCTGCGTCGCGCTCGTCGTCGGCCTGGAGGGGGCGCGGGAACCCCGGAGCCTGCTGGCCCCGGCCACCGACGCGCTCGCCACCGGCCTGCTCGGCACGCCGGCCCGCACACGGACCGCGTAG
- a CDS encoding aldehyde dehydrogenase family protein, with the protein MTTDVTLTDRTAALVARLRATFATGRTRPLAWRQEQLTRLRALFTENREAIADALHSDLHKPRPEAYGAEIDLPVHEIDHTLAHLAEWLEPQRLDQASLAGLPEGSTASTQYEPLGTVLVIAPWNYPVQLSLVPVAGALAAGNTVILKPSELAPATSALMARLVPEYVDPEAVAVVEGGIPETTALLAERFDHIFYTGNGTVGRIVMRAAAEHLTPVTLELGGKSPVFVDRDADVATVAARLADAKFRNAGQTCVAPDYVLTDPDTARALAGALAEAVERLFGADPQSSPAYGRMVNERHFDRVSALLGSGTTAFGGRTDRDDVYIAPTVLTGVTADDPVMAEEIFGPVLPIVEVADLDEAIAFINDRDKPLALYGFTENETTRRRLAAETSSGGLGFGLPMAHLRVSELPFGGVGESGMGSYHGPHSIAAFSHRRARLDVPLGAGK; encoded by the coding sequence ATGACCACCGATGTGACCCTCACCGACCGGACCGCCGCCCTGGTCGCCCGGCTGCGCGCCACCTTCGCGACGGGCCGCACCCGGCCCCTCGCCTGGCGACAGGAGCAGCTGACCCGGCTGCGCGCCCTGTTCACCGAGAACCGCGAGGCCATCGCCGACGCCCTCCACAGCGACCTGCACAAGCCCCGCCCCGAGGCATACGGCGCGGAGATCGACCTGCCCGTGCACGAGATCGACCACACGCTGGCGCACCTCGCGGAGTGGCTCGAACCGCAGCGGCTCGACCAGGCCTCCCTCGCCGGACTGCCCGAGGGGTCCACGGCCAGCACGCAGTACGAGCCGCTGGGCACCGTGCTGGTCATCGCCCCGTGGAACTACCCGGTCCAGCTGTCCCTCGTACCGGTCGCGGGAGCGCTCGCCGCGGGCAACACGGTGATCCTGAAGCCGAGCGAACTCGCCCCGGCGACCTCGGCATTGATGGCCCGCCTGGTACCCGAGTACGTGGACCCCGAGGCCGTGGCCGTCGTCGAGGGCGGCATCCCCGAGACCACGGCGCTGCTCGCCGAGCGCTTCGACCACATCTTCTACACCGGCAACGGCACGGTCGGCCGCATCGTGATGCGTGCCGCCGCCGAGCACCTCACGCCCGTGACCCTCGAACTGGGCGGCAAGTCCCCGGTGTTCGTGGACCGGGACGCCGATGTCGCCACCGTCGCGGCCCGGCTGGCCGACGCCAAGTTCCGCAACGCCGGGCAGACCTGCGTCGCGCCGGACTACGTACTGACCGACCCGGACACCGCCCGTGCCCTCGCGGGCGCGCTCGCGGAGGCCGTGGAGCGGCTCTTCGGCGCCGACCCGCAGTCCTCACCGGCGTACGGGCGGATGGTGAACGAGCGGCACTTCGACCGCGTGAGCGCCCTGCTCGGATCGGGTACGACGGCGTTCGGCGGGCGGACCGACCGGGACGACGTGTACATCGCGCCGACCGTCCTGACCGGCGTGACGGCGGACGACCCCGTCATGGCCGAGGAGATCTTCGGCCCGGTCCTGCCCATCGTGGAGGTGGCGGACCTGGACGAGGCCATCGCGTTCATCAACGACCGCGACAAGCCGCTGGCCCTGTACGGCTTCACGGAGAACGAGACGACGCGGCGCCGCCTCGCCGCCGAGACCTCGTCCGGCGGGCTCGGCTTCGGGCTGCCGATGGCTCATCTGCGCGTGTCCGAGCTGCCGTTCGGCGGGGTCGGCGAGAGCGGCATGGGCAGTTACCACGGGCCGCACTCCATCGCCGCGTTCAGCCACCGCCGCGCCCGCCTGGACGTGCCGCTCGGCGCGGGCAAGTAA
- a CDS encoding TOPRIM nucleotidyl transferase/hydrolase domain-containing protein, with translation MADMWAFRDAVSSWAAGGPGGPARALAGQLGLRTAVLLEGPSDLAAVETLAARRGRDLAAEGVCVVPMGGAMSVGRYAGLLGAPGLGLRLTGLCDVGEQRFYDRGLERAGASPRDVHVCAADLEDELIRALGVERVEEVIRDEGDLRAWQTLQRQPAHQGTPRHRQLRRFLGTKKGRKIRYGSLLTEALAPGEVPAPLDGLLAGV, from the coding sequence ATGGCGGACATGTGGGCGTTCAGGGACGCGGTGAGCAGCTGGGCGGCGGGTGGTCCCGGCGGGCCCGCGCGTGCTCTGGCGGGACAGTTGGGGCTGCGGACCGCGGTGCTCCTGGAAGGGCCCAGCGATCTCGCGGCCGTCGAGACGCTCGCCGCGCGGCGGGGGCGGGATCTCGCCGCCGAGGGGGTGTGCGTCGTGCCGATGGGCGGGGCGATGAGCGTCGGCCGGTACGCCGGACTCCTCGGGGCACCGGGTCTCGGGCTGCGCCTGACGGGGTTGTGCGACGTGGGGGAGCAGCGTTTCTACGATCGCGGTCTCGAGCGGGCCGGGGCGTCGCCGCGGGACGTCCACGTCTGTGCCGCGGACCTGGAGGACGAGCTCATCCGCGCGCTGGGCGTCGAGCGGGTCGAGGAGGTCATCCGGGACGAGGGCGACCTGCGCGCCTGGCAGACTCTGCAGCGGCAGCCCGCCCATCAGGGCACGCCGCGCCATCGACAACTGCGGCGCTTCCTCGGCACGAAGAAGGGGCGCAAGATCCGCTATGGCAGTCTCCTGACGGAGGCGCTGGCCCCCGGCGAAGTGCCCGCTCCGCTCGACGGTCTGCTCGCGGGCGTATGA